A window of Cottoperca gobio chromosome 16, fCotGob3.1, whole genome shotgun sequence contains these coding sequences:
- the serinc2l gene encoding LOW QUALITY PROTEIN: serine incorporator 2 (The sequence of the model RefSeq protein was modified relative to this genomic sequence to represent the inferred CDS: deleted 1 base in 1 codon), whose amino-acid sequence MGACMALCSLASCASCLCGSAPCLLCGCCPSSNNSTITRLVFSFFLLLGTMVSVIMILPGMETQLRKIPGFCQGGSAVPGFENQVNCDVILGYKSVYRMCFAMTCFFFLFFGIMIRVRSSKDPRAALQNGFWFFKFLILIGITVGSFFIPDGTFHTVWFYFGVVGSFIFILIQLILLIDFAHSWNKVWVENAENSDNKCWFAGLLSFTVLYYALAITAVVLFYVYYTQPDDCTEHKVFISLNLIFCVIISIVSILPKIQEAQPHSGLLQASLISLYTMYVTWSAMTNNPNRKCNPSPVEARSNVSSTEPSGDPGQVQWWDAQGIVGLIIFLFCTLYASIRSSSNTQVNKLMQTEEGGGSGGEGVVGEDGLRRAMDDEEEKVSYSYSFFHFHLCLASLYIMMTLTNWYQPDTTTQLMQSSMPAVWVKMASSWLGLGLYLWTLMAPIIFPDRDFN is encoded by the exons ATGGGGGCTTGTATGGCTTTGTGCTCTTTAGCCAGCTGT GCGTCCTGTCTGTGTGGCTCAGCTCCATGCCTTCTGTGTGGCTGCTGTCCCTCCTCCAATAACTCCACCATCACACGGCTggttttctccttctttttgcTTTTGGGCACCATGGTGTCTGTCATCATGATCCTTCCTGGTATGGAGACACAGCTCCGTAAA atcCCAGGATTTTGCCAGGGAGGAAGTGCCGTACCTGGTTTCGAAAACCAGGTTAACTGTGATGTCATTCTGGGCTACAAGTCTGTGTACCGCATGTGCTTCGCCATGACttgcttcttctttctgttcttcGGCATCATGATTCGTGTCCGTAGCAGCAAAGACCCACGTGCCGCTCTTCAAAATGG GTTCTGGTTCTTTAAATTTCTCATCCTGATTGGGATTACAGTGGGATCTTTTTTCATCCCTGACGGAACCTTTCATACTG TGTGGTTTTACTTCGGAGTGGTGGGATCCTTCATCTTCATTCTAATCCAACTTATTCTGCTCATCGACTTTGCCCACTCCTGGAACAAAGTGTGGGTAGAAAATGCTGAAAATAGTGACAACAAATGCTGGTTTGCAG GCCTGCTGTCTTTCACCGTGCTCTACTATGCACTGGCTATCACTGCTGTGGTGCTGTTCTACGTTTACTACACACAACCTGACGACTGCACAGAGCACAAGGTCTTCATCAGCCTCAACCTCATCTTCTGCGTCATAATCTCCATTGTGTCCATCTTGCCCAAGATACAG GAGGCCCAGCCACACTCCGGTTTGCTCCAGGCTTCACTCATCTCCCTCTACACCATGTATGTCACTTGGTCTGCAATGACCAACAATCCAA ATCGAAAGTGTAACCCCAGTCCTGTTGAGGCTCGT TCAAACGTCAGCAGCACTGAACCCTCTGGTGACCCGGGACAGGTGCAGTGGTGGGACGCTCAGGGCATTGTTGGTTTgatcatcttcctcttctgcacTCTCTATGCCAG CATCCGGTCGTCCAGTAACACCCAGGTAAACAAGCTGATGCAGACGGAGGAGGGCGGAGGGTCGGGTGGGGAGGGTGTGGTGGGAGAGGACGGCCTACGCAGGGCCATGGACGATGAGGAGGAGAAAGTCTCTTACAGCTACTCCTTTTTCCACTTCCACCTCTGTCTGGCGTCTCTGTACATCATGATGACTCTCACCAACTGGTACCA ACCGGACACCACCACCCAGCTCATGCAGAGCAGTATGCCAGCTGTGTGGGTGAAGATGGCCTCCAGCTGGCTGGGCCTCGGGCTTTACCTCTGGACCCTCATGGCCCCTATCATCTTCCCTGACAGGGATTTCAACTGA